DNA sequence from the Leopardus geoffroyi isolate Oge1 chromosome A3, O.geoffroyi_Oge1_pat1.0, whole genome shotgun sequence genome:
TTTTATGGGATTACATTTGAAACCACAAAAGCTgcctggaaaaacaaaagcagcaaaaatctagaagaaaatgcCAAAGCTCTAAATATGTTTATAGGTTTTGTTTCAACTGAGTCAAACATGCTTGTGAGTTCTCCAAATAGTATGTGAATAGATCTACCAAGTGTTAAGAAAAAATTGAATACCCTGCCAGGTAAACTACCACTCTAGAACTATAATACATGTAACAAGAGCCCTTACAGATAATCACTTTAGCTAGAAACAAGGACTatcaacaatttcattttttaaaaatttttttgagagagcaagcgagcgagcATGTGAGAGCACgtacatgagctggggagggacagagagagagggagagagaaaatcccaagtaggctctggaatgcagcacagagcctatcttggggcttgatctcacgaactgtgagatcatgacctgagccaaaatcaagagtaagccgcttaaccgactcggccccaggcatccctccaacaatttcattttaaaataacctattgttggggcgcctgggtggcgcagtcggttaagtgtccgacttcagccaggtcacgatctcgcggtccgtgagttcgagccccgcgtcgggctctgggctgatggctcagagcctggagcctgtttccgattctgtgtctccctctctctctgcccctcccccgttcatgctctgtctctctctgtcccaaaaataaataaacgttgaaaaaaaaaaaaattaaaaaaaaattaaaaaaaaaaaaataaataaaaaaataaaataacctattGTTAGCCCAGCAATTACTGTGAAAAGTCAAGAACCCTCTCACCTGTTGCACAGGATTTATCATGTCAAGAGTTTCTTTGCCCCAATAGCATTTCACAACATGGCCTTCAATGGTAGTTCCATTAACAGAAACGATTGCATGTGCTGCACTTTCATGCGAATTGAACCTATTGGAAATAATACTAAGAATCACCAATATTAACTGTTTACTTAtgaataaagtctatttttaaaaatcaaactgagCTTGACATAAAACAGGTAGTTCATACAAAAGAATCAATAcgattgtttattttctttgctatattttttttcaaaagtcttaTAGTTTTGGAGAAACTTCTTAATAGATAATGTTTTATTGGCCTTGTGGTAACAGGGAGGGAACCAATTAAAAAACAGTGGCAAACACTGCTAAATGCTagagaaatttctatttctctaaccaaggtaaatttttaagaaaactactAAGTtaaatattcaaacattttttgggagaaaatttttttttcgaaTAAACCACCCATACCGAACAAATGAATATCCTTTATCTGGAAAGACTCGAATTTCCATTATTTGTCCAAATGGTGAAAAAGTCTGACGCATTAGTTGTTCTattagacaaaaaacaaaaacaaaccacactaAGTTATAGAAAATCCTATACAGATATTAAGCTTTTCAGTAAAAACATTAACCTCAAGATGCCACACAAGTAAACCTCCCATACCTGTCAGTCCAGAAGTGACACCTCCACAGTATACAGTACAGTTGCTTGGACTAGACTGATTTACAACTTCATCATACGACAGCTGTTTGGTGTTTGCTGGGGAGGGAAAAGTTTAGTATTTTAAACTCATGAAATGAAAtgttcagaaagagaaaagtaacatTGACTACACTACTGTAGTGGTAAATTTTACCCTGACCAAAATGCTTATAGAATACATACTACATTTGCTTGAGGATTAATCCCCCCGCccaaaattatctaaaaaaaattactcaatatTCTCTCTTTAATAGGAGACTTGACATTAGAAataatatcatttattatttaaaatcacaaaaatgaaaactaagtaCATTTTGGACAGTAGTCTTGATTTGCTTCTCATCTATTTCTGCAATAAGTCTCCAGGAACAGCTCTAACATTTAAAATCTAGCGTATTTTCCTCCAAAAttccacatttccttttcttctccaataCACCTACACTCATATGTACTCTTTGGAGCTGGAGGCTTTCGGGTTGCCCAGTTAGTTCTGATTTGTCTTCCACCAAGCCACTGGCCACCCATCTGCTGAATGGCATTTTCGGCATCCTGTTCCGCACATTAGAAATGACAAAGAAGCCACTATTAATTGATGTTGAGTGACTACAAGCAGTAGAGAAAATTCAGCTGTTTTCACAATGGTTTTCTGaatgaaaatgctttatttataaaatacacaatagttaactaacttgcatttaaataagtaaattttaaaaatacacaatatatgataggtttcttaaaatgtaatggtgcttttaaattatctttcttttatttggatATCAGACTCTGGGAATGTTAATTCCCTAAAAAAGTTCAAAGCCCCTTATAAAGTTCATTTAATAACTCAGACTGTGGATGAAAATCTCACTTTACACAATCCAACAAGCTTGTTAATGAcagtatttcatttctcattcatCTAACAAGTAAACACTGAACATCTACCATGTTCTAGGTAGGCATCAGATTAAGTGCTAGGGATTCACTGGTTAATGAGACAGACATGGTCTCTGCTGCCTCAGAACAGACATTCTTTTGGGGCCACAAATTAAATTATCACAAATTGTGGTAAATGCCATGACAGAGGCAAAAGGATGGGATAGAGAATATGGGCTTTGGGATCTACTTTAGACAGCATGATTAGGGAAGGTCTCTCTGAAATATAACATTTACATTGAAATTGAGAGGAACAGGAGCTAGCCAAGTCAAAACCTCAGGGAAGAAAGCCCTGGTGGAGGGAAAAGCACTGCAAAGTATGTTATAGCAGGAAACAGTTTGGTATGTTTGGAATAAAAAGGCATGTTAAAGGCAACTAGTTTTAGTGGAATCTAGTGAGCAAAAACAGGTAccagaggaaaatattaaaagattttatttatttatttatttattttatttatttatttatttatttttcaacgt
Encoded proteins:
- the TIA1 gene encoding nucleolysin TIA-1 isoform X12, encoding MATGKSKGYGFVSFFNKWDAENAIQQMGGQWLGGRQIRTNWATRKPPAPKSTYESNTKQLSYDEVVNQSSPSNCTVYCGGVTSGLTEQLMRQTFSPFGQIMEIRVFPDKGYSFVRFNSHESAAHAIVSVNGTTIEGHVVKCYWGKETLDMINPVQQQNQIGYPQAYGQWGQWYGNAQQIGQYMPNGWQVPAYGMYGQAWNQQGFNQTQSSAPWMGPNYGVQPPPGQNGSMLPNQPAGYRVAGYETQ